A region from the Deltaproteobacteria bacterium genome encodes:
- a CDS encoding ABC transporter ATP-binding protein yields MISIRGLRKWFDSRRGRVEALRGIDLEIAEKEFCVLLGPSGCGKTTTLRSVAGLERPDAGELEIDGTLVNSPARGVYVPTEKRDIGMVFQSYAIWPHMNVFNNVAFPLIKGRRKIAKDQIAPKVRAALKLVQLDGLEDRPATDLSGGQQQRVAMARAIVTEPKILLMDEPLSNLDARLREQMRVELRKITKAVGVTTLYVTHDQAEALSMGDRVCVMNQGEIIQIAQPQDIYAKPASLFVAQFVGEMNFFKGEVKSKDRVDCPLGAMAVAVPDGMAAGTGVTLAIRPEHVQVSPAPSHGVTTKLGKITSKNYLGDAALLEVELNGVTLLVKLAGDTEVAVGQNAAVEFPAQRWHVFAERG; encoded by the coding sequence ATGATCAGCATCCGTGGTTTGCGAAAATGGTTCGATAGCCGGCGTGGGCGCGTCGAAGCGCTGCGCGGCATCGATTTGGAAATCGCCGAGAAAGAATTCTGCGTACTGCTCGGCCCGAGCGGCTGCGGCAAGACTACGACGCTGCGCAGCGTCGCCGGATTGGAAAGGCCCGACGCCGGCGAATTAGAAATCGACGGCACGTTGGTAAATTCTCCGGCGCGCGGCGTCTACGTGCCGACGGAAAAGCGCGACATCGGCATGGTGTTTCAGTCCTACGCGATCTGGCCGCATATGAACGTCTTCAACAACGTCGCCTTCCCGCTGATCAAAGGCCGGCGCAAGATCGCCAAGGATCAAATCGCTCCCAAAGTGCGCGCGGCATTGAAGCTCGTTCAACTCGACGGTCTTGAAGACCGGCCGGCGACGGACTTGAGCGGCGGCCAACAACAGCGCGTCGCCATGGCGCGCGCCATCGTGACCGAGCCGAAAATTCTTTTAATGGATGAGCCGCTCAGCAATCTCGACGCGCGCTTGCGCGAGCAGATGCGCGTCGAGCTGAGAAAAATTACTAAAGCGGTGGGCGTGACGACGCTCTATGTCACCCACGATCAAGCGGAAGCGCTGAGCATGGGCGATCGGGTTTGCGTGATGAACCAAGGCGAGATCATTCAAATCGCCCAGCCGCAGGACATTTACGCAAAGCCGGCGAGTTTGTTCGTCGCGCAATTTGTCGGCGAGATGAATTTCTTCAAGGGCGAAGTCAAAAGCAAAGACCGCGTCGATTGTCCGCTTGGCGCGATGGCGGTCGCGGTGCCCGATGGCATGGCTGCCGGAACCGGCGTGACGCTGGCGATTCGCCCGGAGCATGTGCAGGTTTCGCCCGCGCCGAGCCACGGGGTTACGACGAAGCTCGGTAAAATCACCAGTAAAAATTATCTCGGCGACGCGGCATTGTTGGAAGTTGAATTGAACGGCGTGACGCTGCTCGTCAAGCTCGCCGGCGACACCGAAGTCGCCGTCGGACAGAACGCGGCCGTCGAGTTTCCGGCGCAGCGTTGGCATGTGTTTGCTGAACGAGGATGA
- a CDS encoding iron ABC transporter permease codes for MANVKAAELSALGGATRERVGGIDWFAGGLLTLLLVMVGVPLVMVVLMSLRTGFPGEGGPLTLANFAAVYSAPSTYKILLNTLMFACGTVVVALAFAVPLVWLLNRTDIPFKNTIYVLMTVGILVPVFLRTIAWILLLSPRIGLVNQWAMQLFGLDEPIISLYNIPGMAFIQGVSFVPSAFFMLGAAYRTMDPSLEEAAYTAGVSKLQTFLRINVPITWPAIAGVMVYLFMSAIAVFEVPAIIGFPARILVLSASIFTSTNPPTGLPNYGIAGAYGAVMLAAGLLLAYFYVRLVQHGKKYTVITGRGYRPREIALGKWKWAALAFSFLYLSMEVFIPFLVLLWASLLPHLQLPSAEAWEQISLNNFATIFDFVDALPFINTAILMIAVPTATMVLSVLVSWIVVRTQVSFRGSLDTMAFLPHAIPSILLGVGLAYLSLAYRVYFPIYGTVIIIALAHTISWIAYGTRTTNGVMIQVHRELEEAGKVAGASTARVLGRIVLPLVASGIFNSWIWISMLAYREVTMALTLGTRKNVVISTIVWQFWGSGWVPQVAALGVILVLFAVVVVGLLKFIFARIGEVELG; via the coding sequence GTGGCCAATGTAAAGGCGGCAGAATTGAGCGCGCTGGGCGGCGCGACGCGGGAACGCGTTGGGGGCATCGACTGGTTCGCCGGCGGTTTATTAACACTGCTTCTCGTCATGGTCGGCGTGCCGCTGGTGATGGTGGTGCTGATGAGCCTGCGCACGGGATTTCCCGGCGAGGGCGGGCCGCTGACGCTGGCCAACTTCGCCGCGGTTTATAGCGCGCCAAGCACCTACAAAATTCTCCTCAACACATTGATGTTCGCCTGCGGCACGGTGGTCGTGGCTCTGGCCTTCGCCGTGCCGCTGGTGTGGCTGCTCAACCGCACCGACATTCCGTTCAAAAATACTATCTATGTTTTGATGACCGTGGGCATTCTCGTGCCGGTGTTTCTGCGCACCATCGCGTGGATTCTTTTGCTAAGCCCGCGCATCGGCTTGGTCAACCAGTGGGCGATGCAATTGTTCGGTCTCGACGAACCAATTATCAGTCTCTACAACATACCCGGCATGGCGTTTATTCAAGGCGTATCGTTCGTGCCGTCGGCGTTTTTCATGTTGGGCGCGGCGTACCGGACCATGGACCCATCTCTCGAAGAGGCGGCTTATACTGCCGGGGTCAGCAAGCTGCAAACTTTTCTGCGCATCAACGTGCCGATCACCTGGCCGGCCATCGCCGGCGTGATGGTTTATTTATTTATGTCGGCCATCGCCGTGTTCGAAGTGCCGGCGATCATCGGTTTCCCGGCGCGCATACTGGTGCTCAGCGCGTCGATTTTCACATCGACCAATCCGCCCACCGGTCTGCCCAACTACGGCATCGCCGGCGCCTATGGCGCGGTGATGCTCGCGGCGGGTCTGCTGCTCGCTTATTTTTACGTGCGCTTGGTGCAGCATGGCAAAAAATACACGGTGATCACCGGGCGCGGTTACCGGCCGCGCGAGATCGCATTGGGAAAATGGAAATGGGCGGCGCTGGCGTTTTCGTTCTTATATCTATCGATGGAAGTGTTCATTCCGTTTCTGGTGCTGCTCTGGGCTTCCTTGCTGCCGCACTTGCAATTGCCCTCCGCCGAAGCCTGGGAACAAATCTCGCTCAACAATTTCGCGACGATCTTCGATTTTGTCGACGCGCTGCCGTTCATCAACACGGCGATTCTGATGATCGCGGTGCCGACCGCGACGATGGTGCTGAGCGTGCTAGTTTCCTGGATCGTCGTGCGCACCCAGGTGAGCTTCCGTGGTTCGCTGGACACCATGGCGTTTTTGCCGCACGCGATTCCGAGCATTCTTCTCGGCGTCGGGCTGGCCTATTTGAGTCTCGCCTACCGAGTTTATTTTCCGATTTACGGCACCGTCATCATCATCGCGCTGGCGCACACGATCTCGTGGATCGCCTACGGCACGCGCACGACCAACGGCGTGATGATCCAAGTGCACCGCGAGCTGGAAGAAGCGGGCAAGGTGGCGGGCGCGTCGACGGCGCGCGTGCTCGGCCGGATCGTCTTGCCGCTGGTGGCGAGCGGCATTTTCAACAGCTGGATTTGGATCAGCATGCTCGCCTATCGCGAAGTGACCATGGCATTGACCCTGGGCACGCGCAAGAACGTCGTCATCTCGACCATCGTCTGGCAGTTTTGGGGCAGCGGTTGGGTGCCCCAGGTCGCGGCGTTGGGCGTGATTCTAGTTTTGTTCGCCGTGGTAGTCGTCGGTCTGTTGAAATTCATCTTTGCTCGAATCGGTGAAGTCGAGTTGGGATAG
- a CDS encoding extradiol ring-cleavage dioxygenase: protein MAQIVSIIGITHNPFMPRLFKQPQQPPGAAKVKERIAMMREKLAEAKVDVLVCIGNDHLHQFFMDNMPAFMIGKMEQYDGIFYDEEREFGLPKYKLQGDLDVSDAIMEGAFDRGVDFSYSNELTIDHSIVVPMMFVRPEMDIPIVPILTNCIAPPMPRPKRYFEVGKALRAAIDSLPTNKRIGVLVSGHLSLEIGGPKMFEPRLTDPKFDANAVGWIVNGNIDAATEACAPEKIIEYGNMTSGYLNFIMMMGLANLAKPSYAEGLDAGFPAIPFFNWDEQVKV, encoded by the coding sequence ATGGCGCAGATCGTTTCGATCATCGGCATCACGCACAATCCATTTATGCCGCGCCTGTTCAAACAGCCACAGCAACCGCCCGGCGCCGCCAAAGTCAAAGAACGGATCGCCATGATGCGGGAGAAACTCGCCGAGGCCAAAGTCGACGTGCTGGTATGCATCGGCAACGATCATCTGCACCAATTTTTTATGGACAACATGCCGGCCTTCATGATCGGCAAGATGGAGCAGTACGACGGAATTTTTTACGACGAAGAGCGCGAGTTCGGTTTGCCCAAGTACAAACTCCAGGGCGACCTCGACGTCTCCGACGCGATCATGGAAGGCGCCTTCGACCGCGGCGTCGATTTTTCTTATTCCAATGAATTGACCATCGATCATTCGATCGTCGTGCCGATGATGTTCGTCCGCCCCGAGATGGATATCCCCATCGTGCCGATCCTGACCAACTGCATCGCTCCACCGATGCCGCGGCCCAAACGCTACTTCGAAGTCGGCAAAGCGCTGCGGGCCGCCATCGACAGCCTGCCGACGAATAAAAGAATCGGCGTGTTGGTCAGCGGCCACCTGTCGCTAGAAATAGGCGGCCCGAAAATGTTCGAGCCACGCTTGACCGATCCCAAATTCGACGCCAACGCGGTAGGCTGGATCGTCAACGGCAACATCGACGCCGCCACGGAAGCCTGCGCGCCGGAAAAAATAATCGAATACGGCAACATGACCAGCGGCTATCTGAACTTCATCATGATGATGGGCCTCGCCAATCTAGCAAAACCCTCCTACGCTGAAGGTTTGGACGCCGGATTTCCGGCAATCCCGTTCTTCAACTGGGATGAACAGGTCAAAGTATAA
- a CDS encoding extracellular solute-binding protein has product MKSFLVCCLLVILALSRGANAGAAPIDELIKGAKQEGTIEFYAPSTLTPQGAQALSAAFNKKYAVNVKMQYSPSGNMTRDIGKVVGLGASGVPPEWDLMVVTDAHHATLWVKKMHQAFDYKSVGVDPKAIQYDGGSVSFANQFVLPAYNKKLVSAKDIPKSWEDLLNPKWKGKIGVSSATHHMARLAVGPWGEERTTHFVKELTKQDLILGRLGEIYNRLLLGEIVVAVSLSDSEAKSDKNKTAPVVFAEAVSPLIAPAYHAGVPKNAAHPKAGHLFAAFLATAEAQKIWDKYAGQTSVLIPGTPAHKYVQGKKVVYINQEHAETVDRLSREYGKIFGFTGL; this is encoded by the coding sequence ATGAAAAGTTTTCTCGTTTGCTGTCTGCTGGTCATTCTCGCGCTTAGCCGCGGGGCCAACGCCGGCGCCGCTCCTATCGACGAGTTGATCAAAGGCGCCAAGCAGGAAGGAACCATCGAGTTTTACGCGCCGTCAACGTTGACACCTCAGGGTGCCCAGGCTTTGAGCGCGGCGTTCAATAAAAAATACGCCGTCAACGTCAAGATGCAGTACAGCCCTTCGGGCAACATGACGCGCGACATCGGCAAAGTCGTCGGTCTGGGGGCCAGCGGCGTGCCGCCGGAGTGGGATTTGATGGTCGTCACCGACGCCCACCATGCGACTCTCTGGGTCAAGAAGATGCATCAAGCCTTCGACTACAAGAGCGTCGGCGTCGACCCCAAAGCGATTCAATATGACGGAGGCTCGGTGAGCTTCGCCAATCAATTCGTTTTGCCGGCTTACAATAAAAAGTTGGTGTCGGCGAAAGATATACCCAAGAGTTGGGAAGATCTGTTGAACCCGAAATGGAAAGGCAAGATCGGCGTGTCGAGCGCGACCCATCACATGGCGCGCTTGGCGGTTGGCCCTTGGGGCGAGGAGAGGACGACGCATTTTGTCAAGGAGTTGACCAAGCAAGATTTGATTCTCGGCCGGCTTGGCGAAATCTACAACCGCTTGCTGTTGGGTGAAATCGTCGTCGCGGTGTCGTTGAGCGACAGCGAGGCGAAGTCGGACAAGAACAAAACCGCGCCGGTGGTTTTCGCCGAAGCGGTGTCGCCGCTGATCGCGCCGGCCTATCATGCCGGCGTGCCGAAGAACGCAGCCCATCCCAAGGCCGGCCACCTGTTCGCGGCATTTCTCGCGACCGCGGAGGCGCAAAAAATTTGGGATAAGTATGCCGGCCAGACTTCGGTGCTGATCCCCGGCACGCCGGCGCATAAATATGTGCAGGGGAAAAAAGTCGTCTACATCAATCAGGAGCACGCAGAAACCGTCGACCGTCTGTCGCGCGAGTACGGCAAGATCTTTGGCTTTACCGGTCTATAA
- a CDS encoding TMEM165/GDT1 family protein, protein MDLKILSTVFTSVFIAELGDKTQLATMLFASDKDTSKLTVFLGAAAALVVTSAIGVAAGSTMSQYVSEKTLQYVAEIGFIAIGIWTLVKA, encoded by the coding sequence ATGGACTTGAAGATTCTCTCAACCGTCTTCACTTCGGTCTTCATCGCCGAACTCGGCGACAAGACCCAACTCGCGACCATGCTGTTCGCTTCGGACAAGGACACCAGCAAACTGACGGTCTTTCTCGGCGCCGCCGCTGCGCTCGTGGTTACTTCCGCCATCGGCGTCGCCGCGGGCTCGACCATGTCGCAGTATGTGAGCGAGAAGACGTTGCAGTACGTCGCGGAAATCGGTTTTATCGCTATCGGTATTTGGACTTTGGTGAAAGCGTAG